A section of the Hippea sp. KM1 genome encodes:
- a CDS encoding class I SAM-dependent rRNA methyltransferase: MKEVALNANGFRKIKNRLVWIYNKEIERLPNGIEKGQICKLTYKGNPVALAFVNPLSKITARILSFANEDINGDFIRLRIESAIKRRSHIKNTNSLRLFHSDADGLSGLVVDRYADNLVVSFDSAGVDRLKDKIIETLVELIKPKGIYKKDNPIREKEGLAIESQTVYGQIDDEFIVEENGRRFITNLKQSQKSGFFLDQRDNRLKVSQYKADRVLDLFAHSGGFGIYLNPEFVKFVEISADACQRIKTNCSLNGVKNYQIINGDVFDFLKNETETYDMIIIDPPAFAKNRHAVKGAFKGLKYLITNSLNLVKENGHIAVFSCSNSIGFKELLNLSLSSSIASGCKLEVVEFLKQAKDHPYILNIPSSLYLTGLLLKKT; encoded by the coding sequence GTGAAAGAGGTCGCTTTAAACGCTAACGGTTTTAGAAAGATAAAAAACCGCCTGGTTTGGATATACAACAAAGAGATAGAAAGACTGCCCAACGGTATTGAAAAAGGCCAGATATGCAAGCTAACATACAAAGGCAACCCTGTTGCTTTGGCCTTTGTTAACCCTTTAAGCAAGATAACAGCAAGGATCTTGAGTTTTGCAAACGAAGATATAAACGGGGATTTTATCAGGCTTAGAATAGAAAGCGCCATAAAAAGGAGAAGCCATATAAAGAACACAAATTCCCTAAGGCTGTTTCACTCCGATGCTGACGGATTAAGCGGTCTTGTTGTGGATAGATACGCAGACAACCTCGTTGTATCGTTTGATTCTGCGGGCGTCGACAGGTTAAAAGACAAAATAATCGAAACGCTCGTTGAGCTTATTAAGCCAAAGGGCATCTATAAAAAAGACAACCCGATAAGGGAAAAAGAGGGGCTTGCAATAGAAAGCCAAACCGTGTATGGACAGATAGATGATGAGTTTATTGTTGAGGAAAACGGCAGAAGATTCATAACAAACCTCAAGCAATCCCAAAAAAGCGGTTTCTTTTTAGACCAGAGGGATAACAGACTAAAGGTTAGCCAATACAAGGCAGATAGGGTTTTGGATCTATTTGCCCATTCGGGCGGCTTTGGCATCTATCTAAACCCAGAATTCGTCAAATTCGTTGAGATCTCAGCCGATGCCTGTCAAAGGATTAAAACCAACTGCTCCCTAAACGGAGTAAAAAATTACCAAATCATAAACGGTGATGTATTTGATTTTTTAAAAAACGAAACAGAGACATACGATATGATAATCATCGACCCACCGGCCTTTGCAAAAAACAGACACGCAGTAAAGGGGGCGTTTAAGGGTCTAAAATACCTTATAACAAACAGCCTAAATTTAGTGAAAGAAAACGGACATATTGCCGTATTTAGTTGCTCAAACTCCATCGGTTTTAAGGAGTTGCTAAATCTGTCTTTATCATCCAGTATCGCCTCAGGCTGTAAACTCGAGGTTGTGGAATTCCTAAAACAGGCCAAAGACCACCCCTATATACTAAACATCCCATCATCGCTGTATCTAACAGGACTGCTTTTGAAAAAGACATGA
- the cobU gene encoding bifunctional adenosylcobinamide kinase/adenosylcobinamide-phosphate guanylyltransferase, which translates to MAITLITGGVKSGKSRYALELSLGYKHRLFVATAEAFDDEMKRRIEKHKRERGNLFKTKEEPVYLADVLNKADGFDVCLIDCLTVWVSNLLFYKKENQIELFLKALEAASFDVIVVSNEVGLGIMPDNALSRRYMDLLGELNQRVAAMSERFVFMVSGQPLNIKP; encoded by the coding sequence ATGGCAATAACCCTGATCACAGGCGGTGTAAAATCCGGCAAAAGCAGATACGCTTTGGAGCTCTCTTTGGGTTATAAACATCGATTGTTTGTTGCAACGGCTGAAGCCTTTGACGATGAGATGAAAAGAAGAATAGAAAAGCATAAGCGGGAAAGGGGTAATCTCTTTAAGACAAAAGAGGAGCCTGTCTATTTGGCCGATGTTTTAAACAAAGCAGACGGCTTTGATGTCTGTTTGATAGATTGTCTAACTGTTTGGGTCTCAAACCTGTTGTTTTACAAAAAAGAGAATCAGATTGAGCTGTTCTTGAAAGCATTAGAAGCTGCCTCTTTTGATGTTATTGTTGTTTCAAATGAGGTGGGTTTGGGTATTATGCCTGACAATGCACTATCACGGCGGTATATGGACTTGCTTGGTGAGTTGAATCAAAGAGTGGCCGCCATGTCGGAGAGGTTTGTTTTTATGGTTAGCGGCCAGCCTTTGAATATCAAACCTTAA